The Aspergillus fumigatus Af293 chromosome 5, whole genome shotgun sequence nucleotide sequence AGCTATATCGGCCTGCTTGTAATGGGAAATGCAATGCGTAAGGGCGGATGGCAATCATTGGTGGTAGATAACGAACTTAATCTGGGGGTTGCAGAATATGATAACAATGTATGGAGCAGACTGGGGCTTTGGTCCGATTTTTGCCACAGGGCCGTCCTGTACTCTAGTCCTGACATGAGCCACATTAATCAGATGTTTCATTGCTGTCGAATCGCTGATAATATCTCTGCATATCAGTAGCAGAGAGATGTAGCAGCCCAATTTTGTGTAACTGCACCATCTAACCAACTCTGGCAAAAGTGAGGAAGCAGGACATACATCTCAATGAATCCATAAGGAGTGAGAGGTAAATCATGTTGGTGCATAGTATACCTGCGGGTATGGGAACCTAGGAAGGTAATGCAAAGAAATGAGGGGGTTTCTGAGCAAGGGATAGTTGCTGGGGAAATATGATCTATATTGAGAGCCAGCCCCCACTGACCTCCTAATACCATAAGCAGTAAAAATGTAAACGACTCCTGGCCCTGCCATCCAATCTGAGGCAGCCGAAGCTGACCCCAGAGAACGCTCCGAAATGTGAATATGGCTCAGTGATACCTTGAAGAAGGTCATACATAATACAGGCTCTTGGAGGGGCAGACGCGGGGACAAACTCCAGCATTGTCACAGTTGGAGAGCGATTTTGAAAGCTAGTAAGATGGTCTTTCCGGGAACGAGATACATTAAACGTATATGTACAACCAATAGTTACAATGTAGAGTGTATGCATACAGTGAGTAAAAGATGCGAAATTGGAGGCAAAATGGGTACAACAACCCTATGCTGTAAGGAGGGGTATTAgtaagaaaaaaaataaaaaaaaaacgaTCAAGGGAACGTCATGCGGCAAAAGACCAAAATAAATATTCATAAGCCATCAGAGTTTCGACGGCGTAATAACATTTCTACGCATCGTTCGTGTTGAAACATCAACGTTATTCGTCGGATCAGGGCTTGCTGCACCCTCGAATAATTTGCGGCCGACAGTGTCGGTCATTGTTAGAACGCGTGATGAGACCGTGGCTCCGTCCCGACGGTTTTTGCTACATCAGTGTCAGAGAAAACTAGCAAGAAACTGTAGGAGAACGGGGAAGGTTAGTTCACTCACCCTTCGCGTCTTGACTGTGCAATCAACTCGGTGAATTCCCATAGACGGCCGCGGGGTAAGAGTTTGCCTGTTGCCGAGTTTCGCTCTAGGGTCCATTCAGGGGCAAGTTTGATCTTAGGACCTGTGCGAGACTCTTTGCTCTTCGCGACAAGgatgattccttcttcggCGAAACGTTGATAAGAATTCTTGAGCGTTTCTTTGTTCACAGCCTCAAAGTAAGAGAGATCTCCCTGGTGGTACAGAGTTTTTCCAAGCTACAGGGGGTATTAGATATCATCATGGACGAAGCTGTCTTCAAAAAACACTTACGATCTGTGCACTATCTTGCGCCTTCTTTTGATCGATCCAAACGTCCTTTGGCCCATCCAGAGGCGGAGTAAGCCCCATGAGGGACACTGCGCCAAGCCAGGCCGCCTCAATGAAAGGCCAAATAAGGAAACAGTAGAAGTCGTAGTTCTCTCTTCCCCGCTGACGCTCAGCATCACTAAGTTCAACAAATAGTGGCTTCCCGGAGGAATCTCTGGAGACCGTAATGACTTCATCCTTTTCTAGCCCTCGCAGTGTTTTCTCCAGGTTAGTTGTCAAACCCTCGGGAGGGAAAATGAATTCACCGCGGAACAGCTGCAGCGAGTCAGTACCTATGTGCCCTTTGTAATCACGATAAACATACCTGTGATAGGAATGAGACCTGTCTCAGAAGATCTTCGAACGAAATACGTTGATGTGCAGGACCACCGCCCTGTTTGACCCTTGTGTACATAGCTGCAGAGACAAGTGCTTCCGTTATGAACAAATGGATTGTCATGTTGCGGTAGAATGAGAGCTGGAAGCGGTCTATAGCATAAAAGGTAGGCTCAGCCAAACCGGTTACCTCGCCCACGAGTTTGGGGCCCAGGACTTCCAGAGCACGATCTACAACAAGTTCAGTGGGAGATCGATAGAAATGAGCAACACGTCCTCCTTTCGCTCGGACCCGTTGGCAGAGCCATTCGACACGGCGTACCAGCTCTCCCTTGCCAACACCACGACCACGGAGAGTCAATAAAACGGTGCCAACAAGAGCCGTTGGCATCATCACGGACACATTGTTAATATCAGAGAGAACTCGGTACCCCAGCGTTCTCAGAATGCGTCCTCTTTCTGCGTAGCTGAGTTTCTGACCAGACTTTGCGTCGATCTGGTTGGGCAACCGACTCAGTTGCTGCGTGATGAATTCTCGCAGACTCCATGGCTCATGGAACCGAACATCGACCCGACCCAACTTCAATGACAGAACAGAAGACGACGAAAGAAGGTCAGCCAAGTTTTCTTTTCGCTTCGGCTGGCCAAGGAGTTCGCTAATGTAGGACCTAATTAATGTGTCAGAAGAATGTGACAGGGAACCATACGTTCTGGGGTGCCATACTCGGTctcgatgaccttgtcatACTGCGTGCTCACGGGACAAATAATGGTGTCTTCAACCCGTCCTGATAGCAGGCTGTCCACAATGAAATTCAGGATACCGAATTTTGGTGACAAGAGCTTGCCCGTCCGTGACCGTCCCCCTTCAATGAAGCATTCGAAATTAAACCCTTTCTGCAAAAGCGTATCGATATATGCCTGAACAACAGTATGATACAGTGGGTCGTTCCCGAAGCTTCTCCTGATCCACATAGCGCCTGAAATGGTTAGCTGTGATGGTACAAAATTGGCGTGATAATGACTGTACCTGCATGTTGTAGAAAAGGGCCGAGTAACGGAATGTTGAGATTGTCGCCGGCCACGACGATCGGCAAGCCAATTCCCAGACGATAGCAGATAAGCTGCAGCGACACGTAGTCTACATGAGACTTGTGGCAGGGCAAAAAGACGATAgattgcttcttcttcgctgcTTCTTGGGCAACCGATCGCAAGCGCAGAACTTCCTCGCTGGATACATGGATTCCTGAACAGAAAGATTAACAATCTGCAGTCGTCACAAAGATTAAAATCTTGGGAGACATCCTTACCCTGATGATAGGCCCGTGTAAGAAGTTGGGTGCAAAGATAATATGCCCCCCGGATGAATGTCTTACTCTCCATCTTGCAGATCATGTTGTCCATCATTGTGTCAACAACCTCCTTCAAATTGCTCTCAATCTCAGCCCGGcgctgctttttcttcttcgataCGGGGCCCTGGCCCATCTGTAGAAgcccttccttttcctccaCCGCAAGGCGCATTTCTGCTAATTCCTTGACCTTCGCTTGCAGAATTGGACTGGCAAGGATGCTGGACTTGATTCGTTCCGAGAACCCGGGGTAAAATATAGGCTGTCCGATCACATCGTTGTATGCGCGCCACCCTGTTCCCGACATGTAGAGACTAACTTCCCGCAAGAAGTCAAAAGGATTCTCACGAAAGCGCGCCATATGAGAAACGAGGTTGCGCTCCGTAATTGGGCCATCCTGAGGTCCCCCAGTGTATCCACTTGGATGAATTGTTACCTTATCACCAACTATCTCCAGGTCGGGGGCCTCCATGGGCGCCTTTTCCACCGGCATCGTCAATCGGAGCTAGAAGCGATTGCTGCGGGGAAAGGGAAGTAAAGGAGTGTGATCGAAGAAGCGAAACGCCAGTCCAAATCGCATCTAATCGGGAACGAGAGCACGCAGGAGATTAGATAAGTCGTCGTCCGTCCGTTGATTGTTAACAAGCATCCAGAGCCATGACTGAGCCTGGATAGTTATACCCCAGCCAGCTCTCCGTCTTCCCAACAAAAGCCACTGCTGGACTCTCAGACTCTTGGGTTACTTTCCCCAGAATACCTCGGATATTAGTCATGTAAACTATGTCGTACCATCATTACCTTTCCGGTAAGGTACGTAGGAGTACGCTATACGCTACGGGTCTGTAATACACAACACTAAGCCCGATAAGGTAAGCAACAGGGAAAAAAACGAGCTAAAAGGCTCCAAATGATGAGGTCAAcgcagcagccaccagcACGACAATCGAACACAGCAGGCATTCAAGCAATCAGAGAGCATGACTGTGCTTGTCATGGCCTCATCCCACTCTGGAAGCTTCGTTATATGAACGTCAGGCTGTTTAGTTGGTGCCTGAACTGTCGTTGCTGCTCCACAGCGGGATTCACCTACTGCACAACCCTGGAGTCCCTGATCCACTGACCATCATAAATACAGCGCAGCCATGTCGCGTTGGCTGAGGGCTTTCTCGAGTATGATACCCTTGTTTCTGTAACCGGAGAAGCGTGATGCACTTTCTGACTTTTGCTTGTCTTTGATAGCTACAACATCGTTGTTCAATTCCACAATGGCTTCTCGCCAGCACTCGTTCGAGGTGTTCCGCGATGTAGCCCCCCTCCGGAAGATGCGCCGACAACTGCTGCTGTCGAACAGGACTGTAGGCCTCGTTCCCACAATGGGAGCTCTGCACGAAGGTCATCTCTCGTTGATGCGACAGGCAGCAGCGGATAACACCGACGTCTTTGTCAGTATCTACGTTAACCCAACTCAATTCGGAGTCAATGAAGATCTAGCCAGCTACCCTCGTACATGGGACAGTGACGTGGCGAAAATTGAACAATTGAACGAAGAATTGTCTCGCCAGGGTGAGAAGTATGGTCGTGTCACGGCTATCCTAGCGCCTACATCTAAGGTCATGTATCCTACATTGCCGCCATCATCCGAGGTAGACGGTGACGGCTCGTTTGTCACAATCACGCCCATTTCAAAGAAGCTCGAAGGTGCTTCCCGTCCCGTCTTCTTTCGCGGAGTTGCCACAGTTTGCATGAAGCTCTTCAATATTGTCTGCGCCGACCGCGCATACTTTGGGCAGAAAGACGTCCAACAAACAGTCGTGATCAAGCGGATGGTGAAGGACTTCCATATCCCGACGGAGATCAAAATCGGTGCTACAGTTCGCGAAAATGATGGACTAGCAATGAGTTCGAGAAATGTTTACCTGGGGTCCAGACGACGTGCCGTTGGTCTTGTTCTCTACAACGCCTTGAAAGCAGCTGAAGACGCATACCTGTCTGGCAAAAATAACCGCAACGAAATTTTGGATGCCGCCAATCGCATGACGCAGAAGGTACTCGGCGAGCAGCAGGCTTTGAAGCCCACAGAAAGGGCACTTTACGAGGTTGATTATATCTCCCTTGCGGATCCTGACACTTTGGATGAATTGGAGGTTGTTGATCCCTCGAGAGGTGCCATCTTGAGTGGTGCAATCAAAATGGCTCCTCTAGAGGTGTCAAATCCCGGTGAAGATTGCGGACTTGGTGATGGGAAGGTACCTGTTCGGCTGATTGACAATCTGATCTTGACGCCCCGGGTTTGACCATTCACAAACATCAATCCTTATACCTTGATGAGACCATATTGGTCCTTCCTACATCACACATCGGTCGGGAAATAAAAAAATGTTTGCATATGCCCCGGCGGCAGGCCTTGTATTAAGCAAAAGAATTAGCACATAATTAGCCAAAGAAACATTTACATCTGAAACTCATAAGGCTATTCCCATTGATTGCACATCCAGCCAAGCCTGACTGTTTGGAGACATCGTCCTCAATTACATGCACACATTCAGAAATCGGGAACTCTAGCCCATTGTTTCGAAATTAGGCGCTGAGTATTGCAATCTAGCTGCCATTATATAATTTATGTACAAGTAGACGGCAACATTAGCATCCTCGAGCAAATCGTCCTGCCAAATCAGGAAACTAGGGCAGCCTGTCAGGGCTCGGAAGTAATTCGGCCCGAGAAAATTTCCTTGTGCAGTAAAGTCTTTTCCCGTATATCCAAAGCAAGACGACAATGACTGATAACAAGCGGCTGTGCATTCCAGCCCAACAAATTTCCTCATGGCGGACGACAGCTTACTTTTGAACTTCTCCCTCGGTGATAACAATATCATCCAACCGGAAACGAAGCTCAAGGGCGGAACATGGCGGGACCGGCTCAGCGCAAAGAAAATCGCCAAGCACCATGCCAAAGGCCCCAGGACAGCCGGCGATGAAGACAGCGCACCTAGAGCCCCGCGCAATCCCAATAGAATCGAAGTACCATCGTCGCGGCCGACCAAGAGACAGAGGACGGACGGAGGCGATAGCGGAAAGCAACAGTCGCACGGGCATCCGCATTCCAATCAACCCCGCCAATTCATTTCGTCGCTGTTCACGAAAAATCCGGAACCGCAGAAAGCTGAAGAAGTGAAGGAAGAAGGGCACGTCGAGAACGCTAAACCGACAAACGCGCCGCTCATCGATGGACTAGACACATTTACAAATCTAGGGCTGTCGCCGAATCTGGCCGCGCATCTTCTTacgaagctggagctgaagGCTCCAACAGCTATTCAGAAGGCGTCTATTTCACAACTTCTGAAGGAAGAGGGCGATGCTTTTATCCAAGCGGAGACTGGATCTGGAAAGACGCTGGCGTATCTTCTTCCCTTGGTGCAGAGGATCATGGCTCTTTCGAAGCCTGGCGCGCAGACGGACGCAACGGGCCAGCCTATCGTACACCGCGACAGCGGCTTGTTCGCTATTGTTTTAGCCCCTACTCGCGAGCTTTGTAAGCAGATCTCTGTTGTGCTGGAAAATCTGCTGCGCTGTGCGCATTGGATTGTGGCGGGTACTGTCATTGGtggtgagaagaagaagtccGAGAAGGCCAGACTTCGGAAAGGGCTCAATATCCTTGTGGCTACGCCTGGACGGCTGGCGGATCATCTGGATAATACGCAGGCATTGGACGTAAGCAACGTGCGGTGGCTAGTGCTTGACGAAGGTGACCGATTGATGGAGCTGGGTtttgaggaggagattcAGGGGATAGTGAAGAAACTGGATGCGCGACAGCGTCCCAGTCGCATACCTGGCATTCCTGCACGGAGAACGACAATTCTTTGTTCTGCTACGCTAAAAATGAGCGTACAGAAGCTTGGTGAAATCAGCTTGAAAGATGCAGTCCACATCAAAGCGGACccagaggacgaggatgagaaagccaggaggagcaaaGCGGAAGAATCCGCCTATCGGGTGCCAGCCCAGCTCAAACAATCATACGCTGTCGTTGCGGCAAAGCTGCGCCTAGTCACACTCACTGCTTTCTTCAAACGCACTTTTATGAGGAAGGGATCGGTCATGAAGGCTATCATTTTTGTCTCCTGTGCTGACTCAGTCGACTTCCACTTTGAAGTATTTACGCGGAAACAAGTAAAGGAGGATGGCGGCGAGCCTAGCGATACAGATAAATCAGAAGAGAAACCCCCATCGTCGCCTCATGGTACCATAGCACCTGCCACAGCTTTTTCGAATCCGTCAAATCCGGTGACTTTGTTCCGACTCCACGGCTCCCTACCTCAAAATGTCCGAACTTCTACTCTTGGAGCATTTGCGAAGAACAAGGAAGCATCTGTCCTGATCTGTACCGACGTGGCCTCTCGTGGATTGGATCTGCCAAATGTCGATCTGGTCGTGGAGTACGATCCAGCATTCAGCGCGGAAGACCACTTGCACCGCATTGGACGTACAGCTCGTGTGGGCCGTGACGGTCGGGCATTGATCTTCCTTCAGCCTGGATGCGAGGAGAATTATGTAGAAGTTCTCAAGAGGGGCTATCGCGACGGCGGAAAGGCGCTTACTCGTGCAGACGCCAACGAGATTCTCAAGCGCGGATTTGGCGGCAACGTGGAGAGCGGAAACAAGGACTGGGAGACAAAAGCGACGGATTGGCAGTGCGAGGTAGAACGGTGGGCACTGGAGAACCCGGAATACCTCGAGATGGCTCGGAGAGCCTTCCAATCGCACATCCGTGCATACGCCACACACATCGCAGCTGAGCGGAGCATGTTCAACATCAAAGAGCTCCATCTGGGACATCTCGCCAAGGCATTTGCATTGCGTGACCGCCCCAGCAAAATCAATGTACCCGGTTTACgacaaggaaaggaagagacgaAGAAAGACTTCAAGGCTGAGAGGAACTCGGCcgcaggaaagaagaggaaggctGGTGGTGCAGATCTTGCGGACGATATACCGTCTGCCAATAACACGGCAACGGCGGCCCAAAAGATGAGGGCTAAGATGAAAGAACATATGGCTGGTGCAAACGAGTTCAACCTTGCCTAGTCTGTGCTTCGGATGTATATAGAAGAGCGGTGACTCATTTCAGTAGATATCCCATAATGAAATCTTACCATCTTTTGACCCAGCAGCCAACCAGTGGGTAGTTTGCACCTTTCTGTTTCTCTGATGCTGCACAGCTGCGAGGGTATAGGCATTGTCCCCTCGTGTTGTAACTTGTTGATGGCTGTCGTGTGAATTGTCTTCGACTCCTCCGGCGCCGGAGTCGTCCATAGTCGAATCACTTGATTGTGCTACAGTTGGGACCTCCGCGAGCCCAATGGTGTAACACCCCTCTTTATGCCATTTCAGCACTGCAAGTTCCTTCATGGTCTTGCACGAGTACACTCGAATCCTACTATCCCAACCCGCCGTCGCAAAGATCTTTCCATCAGATCTGATGCGGAGACCCTGCTGGCCGGCATGTTTTGTATTAACCGTCTTCAATACAGCCTCCTCCGGTCGATTCGTCGATTGGTGACTACACTCACTCAAGCGCGGAATAGGATGCTTCACCAGCAACGCGtcagcagaagaggaaaggaaataATTCCCTTGAGGGAAGACGTCAATAGACAAGACTGGTTGGCTATGAGGTCGACAGGCATAGAGCTTCTCCCACTTCCAGGAAGCGGTAGTCCCCTGTAAGATGTCTTGCTCTTTAACAAGCCCTCGGCGGGCAAAAAGCATGACGTGCCCATCTTCGTACGCCGATGCAACATACAGGTCCCCAGACGGTCCCGTAAACAAATGAACAGCCATGACCATCCCTGTATCCGTAGTCGTATCGGCGGGAATCGTGCACACTCGCCTCTCGAGCGGAAGATGGAACAGATCGATAGCGCCTGAGTTCAGGGCGTTAGGAACTGCTATCAGCGCAGGCGACCGGGGCGCCTCCTGCGGCGTAGCGTCTGCGGATTCTTCCACCACGTTGGCGCCCTGACTGCTATCTGCACACTTGCTCTCTTTTAAAAAGAGCGGCGAAAACGCACAGAAGTTCAGCGCGTTCACGGGAAGAGAATGCACGAGCCAGGGCTGGCTGGCGGTGTTTGCCTGAGGTCCCTGACCAATCTCGACGGGCAGAGTTTTTTGAAGGACTTCTTCGTCCTGGCGGCGGAATCTCCACACTCGCAGTTTATGATCTCGTCCGTGTCTGGGACATCTAGTTAGCAATCGTTTGATACCAGATGTAAGCGCAAACATACGTATATACGTCTGTTGCTGCTTTCGCAGCGGAAGTAGAACCCTTTACTTCAAGAATTGCTCCTTCGTGCGCTTTCCAAGCGGCCACTGGACGTTTCATCACCAAGTCCCAGACAATTACCCATCCATCCGCGTCGGCTGAAATTAGCCGCAAATTCTGGTTGTACAGATGCAGCGCATGGATTGGGGCTGCATGTCCGCGAAGGATATAAATGGGTGTTGCTGGAGGTCGGGCAGCCTGGTTAGTGACCTCGCTTGGCTCGCTCATTTGTTTGTTAGAAAGCACAAAATTGTCAAGTCAAGTGATTACAGGCCAGAATTTTTGTAAATTTGATGCTCTCTATCAGCCCTGGATTCTAGTgcgttgatggagaaagaaTAGAAAGACGCGAAGTTCTACGGAACAAGCAAGTCTTGGCACTCTCTCATCACCAGCTTCCAAGGGAATAGAGAAGAGTGCAGAAGCGAGCATTTACAACTAATTAGGACGACCCGTCGAGAACAAGCAGACTAGTTGAATACACCAGTACTATGAGTAGGCTGTTTGCCAGATGCTCACATCAACCTAGAAGAAGAGTTAGGAATTCATTTTGTTTATCTCGTTTATACAGGAAAACAGGAAGCCGCAAATATACACATCCAGAACGCTAGTATACAACGAGCAAAATATGTGCATCATGACATCGACCACATCCTGAGAAGAGATTCAATTGTATCCACCAGCATTGAGAAAAGCATATCAAAGTCAAAAAATCGTGGAGAAGCCTTCGTGGTATCAACGTGAGAAACGCCCAGCGCCCGAATCGAGATAAACCTCCAGAAAGAAATGCCAAAACTCCGTCCGGTCAATCGACGTATCTAAATCAGAACATATCATACGAAAATTCATGTATA carries:
- the dbp7 gene encoding putative ATP-dependent RNA helicase, whose translation is MADDSLLLNFSLGDNNIIQPETKLKGGTWRDRLSAKKIAKHHAKGPRTAGDEDSAPRAPRNPNRIEVPSSRPTKRQRTDGGDSGKQQSHGHPHSNQPRQFISSLFTKNPEPQKAEEVKEEGHVENAKPTNAPLIDGLDTFTNLGLSPNLAAHLLTKLELKAPTAIQKASISQLLKEEGDAFIQAETGSGKTLAYLLPLVQRIMALSKPGAQTDATGQPIVHRDSGLFAIVLAPTRELCKQISVVLENLLRCAHWIVAGTVIGGEKKKSEKARLRKGLNILVATPGRLADHLDNTQALDVSNVRWLVLDEGDRLMELGFEEEIQGIVKKLDARQRPSRIPGIPARRTTILCSATLKMSVQKLGEISLKDAVHIKADPEDEDEKARRSKAEESAYRVPAQLKQSYAVVAAKLRLVTLTAFFKRTFMRKGSVMKAIIFVSCADSVDFHFEVFTRKQVKEDGGEPSDTDKSEEKPPSSPHGTIAPATAFSNPSNPVTLFRLHGSLPQNVRTSTLGAFAKNKEASVLICTDVASRGLDLPNVDLVVEYDPAFSAEDHLHRIGRTARVGRDGRALIFLQPGCEENYVEVLKRGYRDGGKALTRADANEILKRGFGGNVESGNKDWETKATDWQCEVERWALENPEYLEMARRAFQSHIRAYATHIAAERSMFNIKELHLGHLAKAFALRDRPSKINVPGLRQGKEETKKDFKAERNSAAGKKRKAGGADLADDIPSANNTATAAQKMRAKMKEHMAGANEFNLA
- a CDS encoding pantoate--beta-alanine ligase PAN6 — translated: MSRWLRAFSTTTSLFNSTMASRQHSFEVFRDVAPLRKMRRQLLLSNRTVGLVPTMGALHEGHLSLMRQAAADNTDVFVSIYVNPTQFGVNEDLASYPRTWDSDVAKIEQLNEELSRQGEKYGRVTAILAPTSKVMYPTLPPSSEVDGDGSFVTITPISKKLEGASRPVFFRGVATVCMKLFNIVCADRAYFGQKDVQQTVVIKRMVKDFHIPTEIKIGATVRENDGLAMSSRNVYLGSRRRAVGLVLYNALKAAEDAYLSGKNNRNEILDAANRMTQKVLGEQQALKPTERALYEVDYISLADPDTLDELEVVDPSRGAILSGAIKMAPLEVSNPGEDCGLGDGKVPVRLIDNLILTPRV
- a CDS encoding lysophospholipid acyltransferase family protein, which produces MPVEKAPMEAPDLEIVGDKVTIHPSGYTGGPQDGPITERNLVSHMARFRENPFDFLREVSLYMSGTGWRAYNDVIGQPIFYPGFSERIKSSILASPILQAKVKELAEMRLAVEEKEGLLQMGQGPVSKKKKQRRAEIESNLKEVVDTMMDNMICKMESKTFIRGAYYLCTQLLTRAYHQGIHVSSEEVLRLRSVAQEAAKKKQSIVFLPCHKSHVDYVSLQLICYRLGIGLPIVVAGDNLNIPLLGPFLQHAGAMWIRRSFGNDPLYHTVVQAYIDTLLQKGFNFECFIEGGRSRTGKLLSPKFGILNFIVDSLLSGRVEDTIICPVSTQYDKVIETESYISELLGQPKRKENLADLLSSSSVLSLKLGRVDVRFHEPWSLREFITQQLSRLPNQIDAKSGQKLSYAERGRILRTLGYRVLSDINNVSVMMPTALVGTVLLTLRGRGVGKGELVRRVEWLCQRVRAKGGRVAHFYRSPTELVVDRALEVLGPKLVGEVTGLAEPTFYAIDRFQLSFYRNMTIHLFITEALVSAAMYTRVKQGGGPAHQRISFEDLLRQVSFLSQLFRGEFIFPPEGLTTNLEKTLRGLEKDEVITVSRDSSGKPLFVELSDAERQRGRENYDFYCFLIWPFIEAAWLGAVSLMGLTPPLDGPKDVWIDQKKAQDSAQILGKTLYHQGDLSYFEAVNKETLKNSYQRFAEEGIILVAKSKESRTGPKIKLAPEWTLERNSATGKLLPRGRLWEFTELIAQSRREGKNRRDGATVSSRVLTMTDTVGRKLFEGAASPDPTNNVDVSTRTMRRNVITPSKL
- a CDS encoding WD40 repeat domain-containing protein, which gives rise to MSEPSEVTNQAARPPATPIYILRGHAAPIHALHLYNQNLRLISADADGWVIVWDLVMKRPVAAWKAHEGAILEVKGSTSAAKAATDVYTHGRDHKLRVWRFRRQDEEVLQKTLPVEIGQGPQANTASQPWLVHSLPVNALNFCAFSPLFLKESKCADSSQGANVVEESADATPQEAPRSPALIAVPNALNSGAIDLFHLPLERRVCTIPADTTTDTGMVMAVHLFTGPSGDLYVASAYEDGHVMLFARRGLVKEQDILQGTTASWKWEKLYACRPHSQPVLSIDVFPQGNYFLSSSADALLVKHPIPRLSECSHQSTNRPEEAVLKTVNTKHAGQQGLRIRSDGKIFATAGWDSRIRVYSCKTMKELAVLKWHKEGCYTIGLAEVPTVAQSSDSTMDDSGAGGVEDNSHDSHQQVTTRGDNAYTLAAVQHQRNRKVQTTHWLAAGSKDGKISLWDIY